One window from the genome of Nicotiana tomentosiformis chromosome 5, ASM39032v3, whole genome shotgun sequence encodes:
- the LOC138891912 gene encoding uncharacterized protein — MDKEIRKLILAKVQSEPQETSDFCGLGHPTHECQASAEEVNAVGNFNRGNYQGMNNYNAMGQRHPKPLTETIKVVSLRSGKALTDPVVKARPEMVNKQTKTPAEKKSEEKKGQSSGVQKDIKESRHMPDLPFSQKMKREKFDKYFGRFLEMLKQLYVNIPFTEVLTQMPAYAKFLKEILSSKRKLEKITVVKLNAYCSAILQKKIPQKKLEGELGVIKSIPVSLKLADQTTILPEGIIEDILVQVDKFVFFVDFIVVNIEVNNEVPLILGRPFLCTCRAILDIYEGKLMLRVGNEKVVFQMKRMIKYPSDEASAYSCFNLDIVGKLAEKYKLDKLVGNTIERCITQSSTVEDGDPEIKKEAEALETADQVVDEEELKEEDSKPNMELKVLPSHLKYAFLETNNFSMIISADLTGTQEQKLVELLKKHKKAIGWGITDIQGISPAICMHKIQLEKNSKPVVRPQRKLNKNLEVVLKEIIKLLDAGVIFPISDSQWISPVQVVPKGSMTVVKMKTMS; from the exons ATGGACAAGGAGATAAGAAAGTTGATATTGGCCAAGGTACAGAGTGAGCCGCAAGAAACATCTGACTTTTGTGGATTGGGACACCCTACACATGAGTGTCAAGCATCAGCTGAGGAAGTCAATGCAGTGGGGAACTTTAATAGAGGAAATTACCAAGGCATGAACAACTATAATGCTATGGGTCAAAGACATCCAA AGCCATTGACCGAAACAATCAAAGTTGTATCTCTGAGAAGTGGTAAAGCATTGACTGACCCAGTGGTGAAGGCTAGACCTGAGATGGTTAACAAGCAGACTAAGACGCCAGCAGAGAAAAAGAGTGAAGAGAAAAAAGGCCAGAGTAGTGGGGTACAAAAGGATATTAAAGAAAGTAGACACATGCCAGATCTACCATTCTCTCAAAAGATGAAGCGGGAGAAATTTGACAAAtattttgggcgattcttggaaaTGCTCAAGCAACTTTATGTGAACATTCCCTTCACAGAGGTACTCACTCAGATGCCTgcttatgcaaagttcttgaaggaaattCTGTCTAGCAAGAGAAAATTAGAGAAAATAACAGTGGTCAAGCTAAATGCCTACTGCAGTGCcatattgcaaaaaaaaattcCCCAAAA GAAACTAGAAGGTGAGCTTGGAGTGATCAAATCAATACCAGTATCCTTAAAACTGGCTGACCAAACCACCATTCTACCTGAGGGAATCATTGAAGATATTCTAGTGCAGGTGGACAAGTTTGTGTTCTTTGTAGACTTTATTGTGGTGAATATAGAGGTGAACAACGAGGTGCCTTTAATTCTGGGGAGGCCATTTTTATGTACATGTAGAGCTATCCTTGATATCTATGAAGGGAAACTTATGCTCAGAGTGGGAaatgaaaaagtggtatttcaGATGAAGAGGATGATAAAATACCCGAGTGATGAGGCGTCCGCCTACTCGTGTTTCAATCTTGATATCGTTGGGAAATTGGCTGAAAAATACAAGTTAGACAAGCTTGTAGGGAATACTATAGAGAGATGTATTACTCAGTCTAGCACAGTGGAGGATGGAGATCCTGAAATAAAGAAAGAGGCTGAAGCTCTTGAAACTGCGGATCAAGTTGTTGATGAGGAGGAACTAAAAGAGGAGGATTCTAAGCCTAATATGGAATTGAAAGTCTTACCCTCTCACTTGAAATATGCTTTTCTTGAAACTAATAATTTTTCTATGATTATTTCTGCCGATTTGACAGGTACACAGGAGCAAAAGCTGGTGGAGCTGCTGAAAAAGCATAAAAAGGCAATTGGTTGGGGCATAACTGATATTCAAGGAATCAGTCCAGCCATTTGTATGCACAAAATTCAGTTGGAAAAAAATAGCAAGCCAGTGGTGCGGCCCCAACGCAAGTTGAACAAAAATTTGGAGGTAGTGCTCAAGGAGATCATCAAATTGCTAGATGCGGGAGTAATTTTCCCTATCTCTGATAGCCAGTGGATTAGTCCAGTGCAAGTTGTACCTAAGGGAAGCATGACAGTGGTGAAAATGAAGACaatgagttga
- the LOC104099767 gene encoding inositol diphosphatase DSP3-like, with protein MSLVFEEDGDDVLVPPTNFYAVEHNCIYRSGFPHPINFPFLNSLNLRSIIYLCPEPYPEANVEFLRINNINLFQFRIDGTKELISSDIITEALRVIIDVRNHPVLIHCKRGKHRTGCLVGCLRKLQSWCLVDLVEEYKHFAGIKWRETDVKFLKSFDVSCI; from the coding sequence ATGAGTTTGGTTTTTGAAGAAGATGGTGATGATGTATTGGTGCCACCTACAAACTTTTATGCAGTGGAACATAACTGCATTTACAGGTCTGGTTTTCCTCATCCCATCAACTTCCCTTTTCTCAATTCACTCAATCTTCGCTCTATCATATACTTATGTCCAGAACCATATCCAGAAGCAAATGTTGAATTCCTTAGAATAAACAATATAAACCTTTTCCAGTTCAGAATAGACGGGACTAAGGAGCTGATTAGCAGTGATATTATAACGGAGGCTTTAAGAGTAATAATTGATGTTAGAAATCATCCTGTTTTAATTCACTGCAAACGTGGAAAACATCGAACTGGTTGTCTTGTTGGGTGTTTAAGGAAGTTGCAGAGCTGGTGTTTGGTTGATTTAGTGGAGGAATACAAGCATTTTGCTGGCATTAAGTGGAGGGAAACTGACGTTAAATTTCTCAAAAGCTTTGATGTTTCTTGCATATAA